A section of the Bombus terrestris chromosome 2, iyBomTerr1.2, whole genome shotgun sequence genome encodes:
- the LOC100650466 gene encoding uncharacterized protein LOC100650466: MLTDRIKYAMDHLSHKQHISLLARPNWRRTQTRNAHILANPYGIRRTALKGRASKRIKAMARPKHVIKKYDPTRALPPYPRIHPKTLAAKPTKRIHDLALPTKRLLLANMRFPTSSGNIAETLWKVQKSRYRKYRFFCNARQQREMKKKQKIMAKLRRVIKPEEWDQHMELLEILAAPKVPPRPRLPGKKKKWRPVNMRRIEELSTPPVREVPPPKDPSEVPRSALTYRITKRLQKIAYPKTVPEIIPPRILGKVSPGALRAVATPRTIILAKPVERPAGMETDLREDAFTVSPMALKAKCSRRLKFLARPKRRR; this comes from the exons ATGCTGACCGACAGGATAAAATACGCCATGGACCATTTGTCccacaaacaacacatttctCTATTGGCACGACCTAATTGGAGAAGAACGCAAACAAGGAACGCGCATATTTTG GCGAATCCTTACGGCATTCGGCGAACAGCGTTGAAAGGACGAGCATCGAAAAGAATCAAAGCGATGGCGCGGCCGAAACACGTTATCAAAAAATACGATCCAAC AAGAGCACTACCACCGTATCCGCGAATCCATCCGAAAACGCTCGCGGCTAAACCCACGAAACGCATCCACGACTTGGCGTTGCCTACAAAGAG ATTGCTGTTGGCGAACATGAGATTTCCCACTAGCAGCGGCAACATAGCCGAGACGCTATGGAAGGTTCAGAAATCGCGCTACCGGAAATATCGATTCTTCTGCAACGCCAGACAGCAGCGCGAGATGAAGAAGAA GCAAAAAATAATGGCGAAATTGCGCCGAGTGATCAAGCCGGAAGAATGGGATCAGCACATGGAGTTGTTGGAGATACTGGCTGCTCCTAAAGTTCCGCCCAGGCCTAGATTGCCT ggtaaaaagaaaaaatggaggCCGGTCAACATGCGGAGGATCGAAGAATTGTCGACGCCGCCAGTGAGAGAGGTACCGCCGCCCAAGGACCCATCCGAAGTACCAAGAAGCGCTCTCACCTACAGGATCACGAAACGTCTCCAGAAGATTGCATACCCGAAGACAGTACCGGAGATTATACCGCCACGGATCCTCGGCAAGGTTTCCCCGGGCGCGTTGAGGGCCGTAG CTACCCCGAGGACGATAATCCTGGCGAAGCCGGTTGAACGGCCAGCAGGGATGGAGACGGATCTTCGAGAAGACGCTTTCACGGTCTCGCCGATGGCCTTAAAAGCCAAGTGCTCTAGGCGGCTAAAATTTTTAGCCCGTCCCAAGAGAAGGAGATAA